The following are encoded together in the Xiphophorus hellerii strain 12219 chromosome 3, Xiphophorus_hellerii-4.1, whole genome shotgun sequence genome:
- the LOC116717575 gene encoding prostate-associated microseminoprotein-like, with translation MANTREVLLASLLLLGVSLPCFSVYNSGECFFNTKASCEYTGQVYGIGESWITSDCYQCVCMEPFGVGCCDLATKPVDYPEWCEVIRKPDSCTSVAVMRVNHKLPCLWGQGRLRTAGQPWKSDNGPLF, from the exons ATGGCCAACACAAGAGAAGTGCTTTTGGCTTCACTGTTGCTCCTGGGAGTCAGTCTGCCGTGCTTCTCTGTGTATAACAGTGGTGAATGCTTCTTCAACACTAAAG CAAGCTGTGAATACACGGGTCAGGTGTATGGCATTGGGGAGAGCTGGATAACCAGTGATTGCTACCAGTGTGTCTGCATGGAGCCTTTTGGAGTGGGATGTTGTGACCT TGCGACCAAGCCCGTTGACTACCCAGAATGGTGCGAAGTCATTCGTAAACCGGACTCTTGCACCAGTGTTGCTGTGATGAGAGTCAATCACAAATTACCCTGTCTCTGGGGACAAGGACGTCTCAGAACAGCTGGGCAGCCATGGAAATCTGACAATGgtcctttattttaa
- the nbn gene encoding nibrin isoform X1, translating into MWILTPQQPGGETFYLLPGKEYVVGRKNCDILLASDQSISRSHAQLTVTDQTLTLKDTSKYGTFVNSQQLTAPVELSSGDNVTFGVFHSRFNVVFLEKPVVCSSCLDAAGKTSLSQALAALGGKLVNSWTPDCTHLAMPTVKVTIKTISALLCCRPIVKPEYFSELSRAPQQKSAPPKPESFVPEIDEPSLSKEDVNLATTPARKRLFTGKTFVFLTSKQLKRLGTAVSFGGGSSRLLEEGSLPRDLLESPHSCVVEVTTGSSQTLLPPSATEWANSVKSIIHRKGLRVITESEIGLAAIYASCEKYCNPSCLIIDSDPAQKVKPRIPSASLSQSVTVDETVLPAASQNITAYAVNTETSQRMEVCRVTGLAAAGGTPEKKQDQKAAQLPGSKRTVQKSTSELIVEDTMSSSSSAADNTDSQRRKPDPKPKGFGNTNFRSAPSAPKTNGGSRTFLHPQSSQKQKTSPQTSPQKQSTLTNFFQPVNKKRPLEEESSDVMSAPKRPAPESSISSKDTNSLRVSKKMPSLPLVGPSAVSETPLESVSDLFSGRAEHLTEEPRSRKRKEMEEEIKMEELESIMSEDMDYLDDESPSSHGQKEKVMVHHGLAKQKQSSHTVESSTKKQRVHQEQTVGAGQRPGLGLDKERSQQNLGEQSDRHDVSNKTDNNILPNHTSSRPPKRPAASETTEKKVFEDDDASFIEDVELLQVDIPQPAEETKASLKPVQIKEEVKESKIDEDLPKKLLMVEFRSLTVTAPSKPKPKQPQNNGHAKNFKCFRKKHLPGAEGFPHIIGGSDLLVHNRGTNSDLDEWLKGAAEGQRQSKREETIGDDLFRYNPTKPTKRR; encoded by the exons ATGTGGATACTGACTCCTCAGCAGCCCGGAG GTGAGACGTTCTATCTCCTCCCTGGTAAAGAGTACGTTGTTGGCCGGAAAAACTGTGACATTCTTCTTGCCAGTGACCAGTCCATCAGCAGGTCTCATGCTCAGCTCACTGTGACCGATCAG aCCCTGACACTGAAAGACACGTCCAAATACGGCACCTTCGTCAACAGCCAGCAGCTGACGGCGCCTGTTGAGCTGTCGTCAGGGGACAATGTCACCTTTGGTGTTTTTCACAGCAGATTCAATGTGGTGTTCCTGGAGAAACCAGTGGTGTGTTCGTCATGTTTGGACGCCGCTGGGAAGACGTCGCTCTCTCAGGCCCTTGCAGCTCTGGGTGGGAAGTTAGTGAACAGCTGGACTCCGGACTGCACCCACCTGGCCATGCCCACTGTCAAAGTCACCATAAAG ACGatctctgctctgctgtgttGTCGTCCCATTGTGAAGCCGGAGTACTTCTCAGAGCTGAGCAGAGCTCCGCAGCAAAAATCAGCTCCTCCCAAACCGGAGAG ttTTGTCCCTGAAATCGATGAGCCCAGTTTGAGTAAAGAGGACGTTAACCTTGCAACGACACCGGCTCGGAAACGGCTTTTTACTGGAAAGACCTTCGTTTTCCTCACATCCAAACAG CTGAAGCGGCTCGGCACAGCGGTGAGTTTTGGCGGAGGCAGCAGTCGGCTGCTGGAGGAGGGCTCCCTCCCCCGCGACCTGCTGGAGTCTCCTCACAGCTGTGTGGTTGAGGTTACCACTGGCAGCTCCCAAACTCTGCTCCCTCCTTCAGCCACAGAGTGGGCAAACTCTGTGAAGAGCATCATCCACAG AAAAGGTCTTCGAGTCATCACAGAGTCGGAGATTGGTCTGGCTGCCATCTACGCATCTTGTGAAAAGTACTGCAATCCATCCTGTCTGATCATAGACTCAG atcctgcacaaaaagtaaaacccaGAATCCCCAGTGCTTCGCTGTCACAGAGCGTGACTGTGGATGAAACTGTGCTACCAGCAGCATCTCAGAACATCACCGCTTACGCTGTCAACACAGAGACGTCACAAAG GATGGAGGTTTGTCGTGTGACTGGACTTGCAGCCGCCGGGGGAACTCCTGAGAAAAAGCAGGACCAAAAAGCAGCTCAGTTACCCGGATCCAAACGAACCGTTCAGAAATCAACCAGCGAGTTGATAGTGGAGGACACAATGAGCTCATCTTCCAGCGCTGCCGACAACACAGACTCACAGAGGAGGAAACCTGACCCCAAACCAAAAG gtTTTGGGAACACCAACTTTAGATCCGCACCATCTGCTCCCAAGACCAATGGAGGCAGCAGGACGTTCCTTCACCCACAATCCtctcagaaacagaaaacgtCTCCACAAACCTCCCCACAGAAACAGTCGACTTTGACCAACTTCTTTCAGCCTGTCAACAAGAAACG ACCTTTGGAGGAAGAATCCTCAGATGTCATGTCAGCACCGAAGCGGCCGGCTCCCGAATCATCAATTTCTTCGAAGGATACAAACTCACTTAGAGTTTCTAAAAAAATGCCATCACTTCCCCTCGTGGGACCTTCTGCTGTGTCCGAGACGCCTCTTGAATCTGTGAGCGATTTGTTCTCTGGACGGGCAGAACATCTCACAGAGGAACCGCGGAGCAGAAAGAGGaaggagatggaggaggagatAAAGATGGAGGAACTGGAGTCAATTATGTCTGAGGATATGGACTACCTGGACGATGAATCCCCAAGTAGTCACGGCCAGAAAGAGAAAGTAATGGTGCACCACGGTTTGGCCAAACAAAAGCAGAGTTCACACACTGTGGAGTCTTCAACTAAGAAGCAGCGTGTCCACCAAGAGCAAACGGTAGGGGCAGGTCAGAGGCCTGGTTTGGGTCTGGATAAGGAACGTTCCCAGCAGAACCTCGGGGAACAATCTGACCGGCATGACGTCTCCAATAAGACGGACAACAACATTTTACCTAATCATACCTCTAGTAGACCCCCTAAAAGACCTGCTGCCAGTGAAACTACAgagaaaaaggtttttgaagATGATGATGCATCTTTTATTGAG GACGTAGAGCTACTTCAAGTAGATATTCCCCAGCCAGCAGAAGAGACCAAAGCATCTCTCAAACCTGTGCAGATCAAGGAAGAAGTGAAA GAGTCAAAGATTGATGAAGATCTTCCCAAAAAGTTGCTGATGGTGGAGTTTCGGTCTCTCACGGTTACTGCTCCTTCAAAACCCAAACCCAAGCAGCCTCAGAACAACGGACACGCCAAGAACTTCAAGTGTTTCCGCAAG AAACACCTTCCTGGTGCGGAGGGCTTCCCGCACATCATCGGAGGATCCGATCTGCTGGTTCACAACAGGGGCACGAACTCAGATCTGGATGAATGGCTGAAAGGTGCAGCTGAG GGGCAGCGTCAGAGCAAGAGGGAAGAAACGATAGGAGACGATTTGTTCAG gtACAATCCCACCAAACCGACCAAGAGAAGATGA
- the nbn gene encoding nibrin isoform X2, with amino-acid sequence MWILTPQQPGGETFYLLPGKEYVVGRKNCDILLASDQSISRSHAQLTVTDQTLTLKDTSKYGTFVNSQQLTAPVELSSGDNVTFGVFHSRFNVVFLEKPVVCSSCLDAAGKTSLSQALAALGGKLVNSWTPDCTHLAMPTVKVTIKTISALLCCRPIVKPEYFSELSRAPQQKSAPPKPESFVPEIDEPSLSKEDVNLATTPARKRLFTGKTFVFLTSKQLKRLGTAVSFGGGSSRLLEEGSLPRDLLESPHSCVVEVTTGSSQTLLPPSATEWANSVKSIIHRKGLRVITESEIGLAAIYASCEKYCNPSCLIIDSDPAQKVKPRIPSASLSQSVTVDETVLPAASQNITAYAVNTETSQRMEVCRVKKQDQKAAQLPGSKRTVQKSTSELIVEDTMSSSSSAADNTDSQRRKPDPKPKGFGNTNFRSAPSAPKTNGGSRTFLHPQSSQKQKTSPQTSPQKQSTLTNFFQPVNKKRPLEEESSDVMSAPKRPAPESSISSKDTNSLRVSKKMPSLPLVGPSAVSETPLESVSDLFSGRAEHLTEEPRSRKRKEMEEEIKMEELESIMSEDMDYLDDESPSSHGQKEKVMVHHGLAKQKQSSHTVESSTKKQRVHQEQTVGAGQRPGLGLDKERSQQNLGEQSDRHDVSNKTDNNILPNHTSSRPPKRPAASETTEKKVFEDDDASFIEDVELLQVDIPQPAEETKASLKPVQIKEEVKESKIDEDLPKKLLMVEFRSLTVTAPSKPKPKQPQNNGHAKNFKCFRKKHLPGAEGFPHIIGGSDLLVHNRGTNSDLDEWLKGAAEGQRQSKREETIGDDLFRYNPTKPTKRR; translated from the exons ATGTGGATACTGACTCCTCAGCAGCCCGGAG GTGAGACGTTCTATCTCCTCCCTGGTAAAGAGTACGTTGTTGGCCGGAAAAACTGTGACATTCTTCTTGCCAGTGACCAGTCCATCAGCAGGTCTCATGCTCAGCTCACTGTGACCGATCAG aCCCTGACACTGAAAGACACGTCCAAATACGGCACCTTCGTCAACAGCCAGCAGCTGACGGCGCCTGTTGAGCTGTCGTCAGGGGACAATGTCACCTTTGGTGTTTTTCACAGCAGATTCAATGTGGTGTTCCTGGAGAAACCAGTGGTGTGTTCGTCATGTTTGGACGCCGCTGGGAAGACGTCGCTCTCTCAGGCCCTTGCAGCTCTGGGTGGGAAGTTAGTGAACAGCTGGACTCCGGACTGCACCCACCTGGCCATGCCCACTGTCAAAGTCACCATAAAG ACGatctctgctctgctgtgttGTCGTCCCATTGTGAAGCCGGAGTACTTCTCAGAGCTGAGCAGAGCTCCGCAGCAAAAATCAGCTCCTCCCAAACCGGAGAG ttTTGTCCCTGAAATCGATGAGCCCAGTTTGAGTAAAGAGGACGTTAACCTTGCAACGACACCGGCTCGGAAACGGCTTTTTACTGGAAAGACCTTCGTTTTCCTCACATCCAAACAG CTGAAGCGGCTCGGCACAGCGGTGAGTTTTGGCGGAGGCAGCAGTCGGCTGCTGGAGGAGGGCTCCCTCCCCCGCGACCTGCTGGAGTCTCCTCACAGCTGTGTGGTTGAGGTTACCACTGGCAGCTCCCAAACTCTGCTCCCTCCTTCAGCCACAGAGTGGGCAAACTCTGTGAAGAGCATCATCCACAG AAAAGGTCTTCGAGTCATCACAGAGTCGGAGATTGGTCTGGCTGCCATCTACGCATCTTGTGAAAAGTACTGCAATCCATCCTGTCTGATCATAGACTCAG atcctgcacaaaaagtaaaacccaGAATCCCCAGTGCTTCGCTGTCACAGAGCGTGACTGTGGATGAAACTGTGCTACCAGCAGCATCTCAGAACATCACCGCTTACGCTGTCAACACAGAGACGTCACAAAG GATGGAGGTTTGTCGTGT GAAAAAGCAGGACCAAAAAGCAGCTCAGTTACCCGGATCCAAACGAACCGTTCAGAAATCAACCAGCGAGTTGATAGTGGAGGACACAATGAGCTCATCTTCCAGCGCTGCCGACAACACAGACTCACAGAGGAGGAAACCTGACCCCAAACCAAAAG gtTTTGGGAACACCAACTTTAGATCCGCACCATCTGCTCCCAAGACCAATGGAGGCAGCAGGACGTTCCTTCACCCACAATCCtctcagaaacagaaaacgtCTCCACAAACCTCCCCACAGAAACAGTCGACTTTGACCAACTTCTTTCAGCCTGTCAACAAGAAACG ACCTTTGGAGGAAGAATCCTCAGATGTCATGTCAGCACCGAAGCGGCCGGCTCCCGAATCATCAATTTCTTCGAAGGATACAAACTCACTTAGAGTTTCTAAAAAAATGCCATCACTTCCCCTCGTGGGACCTTCTGCTGTGTCCGAGACGCCTCTTGAATCTGTGAGCGATTTGTTCTCTGGACGGGCAGAACATCTCACAGAGGAACCGCGGAGCAGAAAGAGGaaggagatggaggaggagatAAAGATGGAGGAACTGGAGTCAATTATGTCTGAGGATATGGACTACCTGGACGATGAATCCCCAAGTAGTCACGGCCAGAAAGAGAAAGTAATGGTGCACCACGGTTTGGCCAAACAAAAGCAGAGTTCACACACTGTGGAGTCTTCAACTAAGAAGCAGCGTGTCCACCAAGAGCAAACGGTAGGGGCAGGTCAGAGGCCTGGTTTGGGTCTGGATAAGGAACGTTCCCAGCAGAACCTCGGGGAACAATCTGACCGGCATGACGTCTCCAATAAGACGGACAACAACATTTTACCTAATCATACCTCTAGTAGACCCCCTAAAAGACCTGCTGCCAGTGAAACTACAgagaaaaaggtttttgaagATGATGATGCATCTTTTATTGAG GACGTAGAGCTACTTCAAGTAGATATTCCCCAGCCAGCAGAAGAGACCAAAGCATCTCTCAAACCTGTGCAGATCAAGGAAGAAGTGAAA GAGTCAAAGATTGATGAAGATCTTCCCAAAAAGTTGCTGATGGTGGAGTTTCGGTCTCTCACGGTTACTGCTCCTTCAAAACCCAAACCCAAGCAGCCTCAGAACAACGGACACGCCAAGAACTTCAAGTGTTTCCGCAAG AAACACCTTCCTGGTGCGGAGGGCTTCCCGCACATCATCGGAGGATCCGATCTGCTGGTTCACAACAGGGGCACGAACTCAGATCTGGATGAATGGCTGAAAGGTGCAGCTGAG GGGCAGCGTCAGAGCAAGAGGGAAGAAACGATAGGAGACGATTTGTTCAG gtACAATCCCACCAAACCGACCAAGAGAAGATGA
- the osgin2 gene encoding oxidative stress-induced growth inhibitor 2 isoform X1, giving the protein MPALAQAAAMPLLEENTLSQEHPPTLPVVIIGNGPSGICLSYLLSGYKPYLDAATVHPNPILYRKLQEAKHLPITEQDMKYLSEGLEGRSRNPIAVLFDTLLHPNADFGYEFPPVLKWRRDKHQQIPHLVLGKGTPGGAWHAMEGSMLTVSLGIWMELPGVNYRDLTNGKRRDVTSDRATPEEISSYYKDYVKLKGLQKNFVDNTYVTSVQKLCRGHEQEGLENGQEDQRVVDSGNGHFEENGKECENNGGGGTLWEIRGYRQVQSDTHVPFSLFAENVVLATGASDSPVRLGVEGEDLPFVFHSISDLGLAVSQGKLDVNSDPVLVVGAGLSAADAVLCALNSNIRVLHVFRKNIDNPDLIFKQLPKTLYPEYHKVYNMMSSQACTNVASLSSSNRPQAVSIASSVCAKMCPKPQLSAGSIAGGSSISLFPNYTSFPEHCVVSFQSDMKCLLQGDNSLKAFKISMALVLIGTNPNLFFLKCQGQYLGQDPTRPISCKQNPIDINPYTFECTKEPGLFAMGPLVGDNFVRFLKGGALGITACLLKRLKKRGKLISNGGNNFI; this is encoded by the exons tgCCGGCTCTGGCCCAGGCTGCAGCCATGCCTCTTCTGGAAGAGAACACACTGTCTCAAGAGCATCCACCTACCCTCCCCGTGGTCATCATAG GGAATGGCCCATCAGGTATTTGTCTGTCCTACTTGCTAAGTGGATACAAGCCCTACCTGGACGCTGCAACTGTTCACCCAAACCCGATTCTGTACAGGAAGCTGCAGGAGGCCAAGCACCTCCCTATCACAGAacag GATATGAAATACTTGAGTGAAGGTCTTGAGGGACGATCAAGGAATCCCATAGCTGTGCTATTTGATACACTTCTACACCCCAATGCTGACTTTGGCTATGAGTTCCCACCAGTCCTCAAGTGGAGGAGAGACAAGCATCAACAAATTCCACATCTTGTTTTGGGAAAGGGAACACCTGGGGGTGCCTGGCAT GCAATGGAAGGCTCCATGTTGACTGTTAGTCTTGGCATCTGGATGGAGCTCCCTGGAGTCAACTACAGAGACTTAACCAATGGGAAACGAAG AGATGTAACCAGTGATAGAGCCACCCCAGAGGAGATCTCATCCTACTACAAAGACTATGTGAAGCTAAAGGGTCTGCAGAAGAATTTTGTTGACAACACTTACGTGACCTCTGTTCAGAAACTTTGCAGAGGGCATGAGCAGGAGGGTCTGGAAAATGGGCAAGAAGATCAAAGGGTGGTTGATAGTGGGAATGGGCACTTTGAGGAGAATGGCAAAGAGTGTGAAAACAATGGAGGAGGAGGCACGCTCTGGGAGATCAGGGGTTATCGACAAGTACAGAGCGACACTCATGTCCCCTTCTCCCTGTTTGCTGAGAATGTCGTCCTGGCCACTGGTGCATCTGATTCTCCAGTCAGATTAGGTGTAGAGGGTGAAGATCTACCTTTTGTGTTCCACAGCATCTCAGACTTGGGTTTGGCTGTAAGCCAGGGAAAACTGGATGTGAACTCTGATCCAGTTCTAGTTGTAGGTGCTGGTCTAAGTGCCGCTGATGCAGTTCTATGTGCGCTTAACAGCAACATCAGAGTGCTGCATGTTTTCCGGAAGAACATAGACAATCCAGACCTCATCTTTAAGCAGCTTCCCAAGACCCTGTACCCAGAATACCACAAAGTGTACAACATGATGTCTTCCCAGGCCTGTACCAATGTGGCATCCTTGTCCTCCTCTAACAGACCCCAGGCAGTTAGCATTGCCTCTTCAGTATGTGCCAAAATGTGCCCTAAACCTCAGCTTTCTGCAGGGAGCATTGCTGGAGGTTCTAGTATCAGTCTCTTCCCCAATTACACCAGTTTCCCCGAACACTGTGTGGTGTCGTTCCAGTCTGACATGAAGTGTCTGCTACAAGGGGATAATTCCCTAAAGGCCTTCAAGATCTCAATGGCCTTGGTGTTGATTGGGACAAACCCAAACTTGTTCTTCCTTAAATGTCAGGGCCAGTACCTGGGACAAGATCCGACAAGGCCGATTTCCTGCAAGCAGAATCCCATCGACATCAACCCTTACACATTTGAATGCACCAAGGAGCCAGGGCTGTTTGCCATGGGTCCGCTGGTGGGAGACAACTTTGTTCGATTTCTGAAGGGTGGCGCTTTAGGCATCACCGCCTGTCTGCTGAAAAGACTCAAGAAGAGAGGAAAGCTCATCAGCAACGGAGGGAACaacttcatttaa
- the osgin2 gene encoding oxidative stress-induced growth inhibitor 2 isoform X2: MPLLEENTLSQEHPPTLPVVIIGNGPSGICLSYLLSGYKPYLDAATVHPNPILYRKLQEAKHLPITEQDMKYLSEGLEGRSRNPIAVLFDTLLHPNADFGYEFPPVLKWRRDKHQQIPHLVLGKGTPGGAWHAMEGSMLTVSLGIWMELPGVNYRDLTNGKRRDVTSDRATPEEISSYYKDYVKLKGLQKNFVDNTYVTSVQKLCRGHEQEGLENGQEDQRVVDSGNGHFEENGKECENNGGGGTLWEIRGYRQVQSDTHVPFSLFAENVVLATGASDSPVRLGVEGEDLPFVFHSISDLGLAVSQGKLDVNSDPVLVVGAGLSAADAVLCALNSNIRVLHVFRKNIDNPDLIFKQLPKTLYPEYHKVYNMMSSQACTNVASLSSSNRPQAVSIASSVCAKMCPKPQLSAGSIAGGSSISLFPNYTSFPEHCVVSFQSDMKCLLQGDNSLKAFKISMALVLIGTNPNLFFLKCQGQYLGQDPTRPISCKQNPIDINPYTFECTKEPGLFAMGPLVGDNFVRFLKGGALGITACLLKRLKKRGKLISNGGNNFI; encoded by the exons ATGCCTCTTCTGGAAGAGAACACACTGTCTCAAGAGCATCCACCTACCCTCCCCGTGGTCATCATAG GGAATGGCCCATCAGGTATTTGTCTGTCCTACTTGCTAAGTGGATACAAGCCCTACCTGGACGCTGCAACTGTTCACCCAAACCCGATTCTGTACAGGAAGCTGCAGGAGGCCAAGCACCTCCCTATCACAGAacag GATATGAAATACTTGAGTGAAGGTCTTGAGGGACGATCAAGGAATCCCATAGCTGTGCTATTTGATACACTTCTACACCCCAATGCTGACTTTGGCTATGAGTTCCCACCAGTCCTCAAGTGGAGGAGAGACAAGCATCAACAAATTCCACATCTTGTTTTGGGAAAGGGAACACCTGGGGGTGCCTGGCAT GCAATGGAAGGCTCCATGTTGACTGTTAGTCTTGGCATCTGGATGGAGCTCCCTGGAGTCAACTACAGAGACTTAACCAATGGGAAACGAAG AGATGTAACCAGTGATAGAGCCACCCCAGAGGAGATCTCATCCTACTACAAAGACTATGTGAAGCTAAAGGGTCTGCAGAAGAATTTTGTTGACAACACTTACGTGACCTCTGTTCAGAAACTTTGCAGAGGGCATGAGCAGGAGGGTCTGGAAAATGGGCAAGAAGATCAAAGGGTGGTTGATAGTGGGAATGGGCACTTTGAGGAGAATGGCAAAGAGTGTGAAAACAATGGAGGAGGAGGCACGCTCTGGGAGATCAGGGGTTATCGACAAGTACAGAGCGACACTCATGTCCCCTTCTCCCTGTTTGCTGAGAATGTCGTCCTGGCCACTGGTGCATCTGATTCTCCAGTCAGATTAGGTGTAGAGGGTGAAGATCTACCTTTTGTGTTCCACAGCATCTCAGACTTGGGTTTGGCTGTAAGCCAGGGAAAACTGGATGTGAACTCTGATCCAGTTCTAGTTGTAGGTGCTGGTCTAAGTGCCGCTGATGCAGTTCTATGTGCGCTTAACAGCAACATCAGAGTGCTGCATGTTTTCCGGAAGAACATAGACAATCCAGACCTCATCTTTAAGCAGCTTCCCAAGACCCTGTACCCAGAATACCACAAAGTGTACAACATGATGTCTTCCCAGGCCTGTACCAATGTGGCATCCTTGTCCTCCTCTAACAGACCCCAGGCAGTTAGCATTGCCTCTTCAGTATGTGCCAAAATGTGCCCTAAACCTCAGCTTTCTGCAGGGAGCATTGCTGGAGGTTCTAGTATCAGTCTCTTCCCCAATTACACCAGTTTCCCCGAACACTGTGTGGTGTCGTTCCAGTCTGACATGAAGTGTCTGCTACAAGGGGATAATTCCCTAAAGGCCTTCAAGATCTCAATGGCCTTGGTGTTGATTGGGACAAACCCAAACTTGTTCTTCCTTAAATGTCAGGGCCAGTACCTGGGACAAGATCCGACAAGGCCGATTTCCTGCAAGCAGAATCCCATCGACATCAACCCTTACACATTTGAATGCACCAAGGAGCCAGGGCTGTTTGCCATGGGTCCGCTGGTGGGAGACAACTTTGTTCGATTTCTGAAGGGTGGCGCTTTAGGCATCACCGCCTGTCTGCTGAAAAGACTCAAGAAGAGAGGAAAGCTCATCAGCAACGGAGGGAACaacttcatttaa